In the genome of Phycisphaerales bacterium, one region contains:
- a CDS encoding polyprenyl synthetase family protein, translated as MRTNGEIGTLRLADLYAPIQADLGATQRVLADELICDQPFISDLCQHVRQFHGKLLRPALLLLTARAIGDVRPSHHVLGAVVELVHISTLVHDDVLDGSDIRRRAATVNRLWGNERAVLMGDFLYSHAFHLCSSLDSQYASRVIGQTAVTVCEGEMMQVASRGNLELTEAEYLDIITRKTASLVEACCHLGAVYAEADEDWVRRLRTFGNAIGVAFQIVDDLLDLTGDEAEVGKSLGRDVHQGEVTLPVIHYLREVGPTDRAAMLDLLQSDGATAQREIGARLHAAGSIAYAQAAAGEQIELAQQALEVLPPSPARNSLSAMAGFVLARRQ; from the coding sequence GTGCGAACCAACGGCGAAATTGGAACCCTGCGGCTGGCAGACCTTTACGCCCCGATCCAGGCCGATCTGGGCGCCACGCAACGGGTCCTTGCGGACGAGTTGATCTGCGATCAGCCCTTTATCAGCGATCTATGCCAGCATGTGCGCCAGTTTCATGGGAAGCTGCTGCGCCCCGCCCTCCTGCTGCTCACAGCTCGCGCGATCGGCGACGTCCGGCCGTCGCACCATGTGCTGGGGGCCGTCGTCGAGCTCGTTCACATTTCCACCCTGGTCCATGACGATGTGCTGGACGGCTCTGACATCCGCCGGCGCGCAGCGACCGTGAACCGCCTTTGGGGCAATGAGCGGGCCGTACTGATGGGCGACTTCCTGTACAGCCATGCTTTCCACCTGTGCAGCAGTCTGGACTCGCAATATGCAAGCCGCGTCATCGGCCAGACCGCGGTGACGGTCTGTGAAGGCGAGATGATGCAGGTAGCAAGCCGGGGCAATCTGGAGCTGACCGAAGCGGAGTACCTTGACATCATCACGCGAAAGACGGCGTCCCTGGTGGAGGCGTGTTGCCACCTTGGCGCCGTGTACGCCGAGGCGGACGAAGATTGGGTGCGGCGACTGCGGACATTCGGGAATGCGATCGGCGTGGCGTTTCAGATCGTGGACGATCTGCTTGACCTGACGGGCGATGAGGCGGAGGTTGGCAAGTCCCTTGGCCGGGATGTGCATCAAGGCGAGGTGACTTTGCCCGTGATTCACTATCTGCGCGAGGTTGGCCCCACGGATCGGGCGGCCATGCTGGATTTGCTGCAAAGTGACGGGGCCACCGCGCAGCGCGAGATCGGTGCGCGGCTGCATGCCGCTGGCAGCATCGCCTACGCGCAAGCCGCCGCCGGCGAGCAAATCGAGCTGGCCCAGCAGGCACTTGAAGTATTACCACCTTCTCCGGCACGGAATAGTCTGTCAGCCATGGCGGGATTCGTGCTGGCCCGGCGACAGTAA